From one Halothece sp. PCC 7418 genomic stretch:
- a CDS encoding photosystem I protein PsaX, translating to MAKTSADKMPVPQSGEPPYRFRTIWALILLVGNLIVAGIYFHVLNI from the coding sequence ATGGCAAAAACATCTGCTGATAAAATGCCAGTCCCTCAATCTGGTGAACCCCCCTATCGTTTTCGCACGATTTGGGCGTTAATCCTACTCGTCGGTAATCTCATTGTTGCTGGCATTTATTTCCACGTCCTGAATATATAA
- the lipA gene encoding lipoyl synthase → MVKTPQTNSQTRQQWREEITALPSWLKRPIGNASEISTVQQVVKQRDIHTICEEGRCPNRGECYSNKTATFLLMGATCTRACAFCQVDKGHAPMILDPEEPQKVAEAVEALGLKYAVLTSVARDDLEDGGASWFVKTMEAIWERSPETGIEVLTPDFWGGKDSDLKQRDRVATVVAAKPACYNHNVETVPRLQGPVRRGAKYDRSLAVLKIVKEIDPSLPTKSGLMLGHGETEEEVIETLQDLRAIDCDRVTIGQYMRPSLEHRPVQKYWTPEEFDRLGAIAQEMGFGHVRSGPLVRSSYHAGEAD, encoded by the coding sequence ATGGTAAAAACTCCTCAAACGAACTCTCAAACAAGACAGCAATGGCGGGAAGAGATTACGGCGCTACCGTCTTGGTTAAAACGCCCCATTGGGAATGCCAGCGAAATTTCAACTGTGCAACAGGTGGTGAAACAGCGTGATATTCACACCATCTGTGAAGAAGGGCGTTGTCCGAACCGAGGAGAATGTTATAGTAACAAAACGGCAACGTTCCTCTTAATGGGAGCAACTTGCACCAGAGCCTGTGCATTTTGTCAAGTGGATAAAGGTCATGCGCCGATGATCCTTGACCCCGAAGAACCCCAAAAAGTGGCGGAAGCAGTAGAAGCATTAGGCTTAAAATATGCGGTATTAACTTCAGTGGCGCGAGATGATCTCGAAGATGGGGGCGCGAGTTGGTTTGTGAAGACCATGGAAGCGATTTGGGAACGCTCCCCAGAGACTGGAATTGAGGTGTTAACGCCTGATTTTTGGGGCGGAAAAGATTCAGACTTAAAACAGCGCGATCGCGTGGCAACAGTGGTCGCAGCGAAACCCGCTTGTTATAATCACAACGTTGAAACAGTTCCTCGTTTACAGGGACCTGTGCGTCGGGGGGCAAAATATGACCGTTCCCTCGCAGTGTTAAAAATTGTAAAAGAAATTGACCCTAGTCTTCCCACGAAATCAGGGCTAATGTTGGGGCATGGGGAGACGGAAGAAGAAGTCATTGAGACCCTGCAAGACTTACGCGCGATCGACTGCGATCGCGTAACAATTGGACAATATATGCGCCCTTCCCTAGAACACCGCCCTGTGCAAAAATATTGGACACCAGAGGAATTTGATCGTCTCGGCGCGATCGCGCAAGAAATGGGATTTGGTCATGTCCGTTCCGGTCCTCTTGTGCGTAGTTCTTATCACGCTGGAGAAGCTGATTAA
- a CDS encoding NAD(P)-dependent oxidoreductase, giving the protein MRIFITGASGCIGHYIAEYLINNTDHELFFLVRNPAKVQFDSEARSRLHILTGDLEEIHQFEALLKTIDVAILAATIWGGETETFRINVDRTLDLLDLLDLETCQQVIYFSTASILDYHHHPLKSAGEVGTEYIRSKYQCYFKIKQHPLASKLTIVFPTLVLGGDENKPYSHISSGLPEVSKWVNLARWLKADGSFHFIHAQDIATTVNYLIHHPSSDQNTREFVLGRTKVTANQLIESLCSYLNKPIYFRIPLSLTLANFLIVLFRIEMAQWDRFCLQYRHFSHENPVNPETFGLTPYCPTLTDVFKLHHQKR; this is encoded by the coding sequence ATGCGAATTTTTATTACAGGTGCAAGTGGCTGCATTGGTCACTATATTGCTGAATATTTAATTAATAATACCGACCACGAATTATTTTTTTTAGTGCGAAATCCTGCCAAAGTTCAGTTTGATTCGGAAGCGCGATCGCGCCTTCATATCCTCACGGGTGATTTAGAAGAAATCCATCAGTTTGAAGCGTTATTAAAAACCATTGATGTCGCTATTTTAGCAGCAACTATTTGGGGAGGAGAAACGGAAACCTTTCGGATTAATGTAGATCGCACTCTTGACCTTTTAGACTTATTAGACCTTGAAACTTGTCAGCAAGTTATTTATTTTTCCACCGCCAGTATTCTGGATTATCATCATCACCCCTTAAAATCGGCGGGAGAAGTAGGAACAGAATATATTCGCTCTAAATATCAATGTTATTTCAAAATTAAACAACATCCCCTTGCTTCCAAATTAACTATTGTTTTCCCCACTTTAGTCTTAGGAGGCGATGAAAATAAACCCTATTCTCATATTTCTTCAGGACTACCAGAAGTCTCAAAATGGGTAAATTTAGCTCGTTGGTTAAAAGCAGATGGCAGTTTTCATTTTATCCATGCCCAAGATATTGCGACCACAGTTAATTATTTAATTCATCATCCCTCATCGGATCAAAACACCAGAGAATTTGTTCTAGGTAGGACAAAAGTAACTGCAAATCAATTAATTGAAAGTTTATGTTCGTACTTAAATAAACCGATTTATTTTCGGATTCCGTTATCTCTAACTCTAGCCAATTTCTTGATTGTTTTATTTCGGATTGAAATGGCGCAATGGGATCGCTTTTGTCTGCAATATCGGCATTTTAGTCATGAAAACCCAGTCAACCCCGAAACGTTCGGCTTAACTCCATATTGCCCCACACTGACTGATGTGTTTAAACTCCATCATCAAAAACGTTAA
- the trpS gene encoding tryptophan--tRNA ligase, which yields MAQQRILSGVQPTGNLHLGNYLGAIRNWVETQQEYDNFFCVVDLHAITVPHNPETLAQDTYTIAALYLACGIDLNYSTIFVQSHVSAHSELAWLLNCITPLNWLERMIQFKEKAVKQGENVSAGLLDYPVLMAADILLYDADKVPVGEDQKQHLELTRNIALRVNDQFGKKDEPVLKLPTPLIRPEGARVMSLLDGTKKMSKSDPSEMSRINLLDPPDLIQKKIKRCKTDPVKGLTFDDPERPECDNLLSLYMLLSSQSKETVAAECQDMGWGQFKPLLAEATVEALRPIQEKYQQLMTEEGYLDSVLKEGQEKASAIAQQTLSRVKNALGYLPPF from the coding sequence ATGGCACAACAACGGATACTTTCGGGAGTTCAACCGACCGGAAATCTTCATTTAGGAAACTACTTAGGCGCAATTCGGAATTGGGTCGAAACTCAACAAGAATATGATAACTTCTTTTGCGTTGTTGATCTTCATGCCATTACTGTTCCCCATAACCCAGAAACCCTCGCTCAAGATACTTATACCATTGCAGCGTTGTATCTTGCTTGTGGCATTGATTTGAATTATTCCACCATTTTTGTCCAATCTCATGTCAGCGCCCATAGTGAACTCGCTTGGTTATTAAATTGTATTACCCCCTTAAACTGGTTAGAACGGATGATTCAGTTTAAGGAAAAAGCTGTTAAACAAGGGGAAAATGTCAGTGCGGGTTTGCTCGATTATCCAGTTCTAATGGCAGCAGATATCTTATTATATGATGCGGATAAAGTTCCCGTTGGAGAAGATCAAAAACAGCATTTAGAGTTAACCCGAAATATCGCCCTCCGCGTGAATGATCAATTCGGTAAAAAAGACGAACCCGTTTTAAAACTTCCCACCCCATTAATTCGTCCTGAAGGCGCACGGGTGATGAGTTTACTGGATGGGACGAAAAAAATGTCAAAATCTGACCCGTCTGAGATGAGTCGGATTAATTTACTTGATCCCCCTGATCTGATTCAAAAGAAAATTAAACGCTGTAAAACTGATCCCGTTAAAGGGTTAACTTTTGATGATCCCGAACGTCCCGAATGCGATAATTTATTAAGTCTTTATATGCTATTATCCAGTCAAAGTAAAGAAACGGTTGCAGCGGAATGTCAGGATATGGGTTGGGGACAGTTTAAACCTTTGTTAGCAGAAGCAACAGTGGAAGCCTTACGTCCGATTCAGGAAAAATATCAGCAATTGATGACCGAAGAAGGCTATCTTGATTCCGTGTTAAAAGAAGGACAAGAAAAAGCCAGCGCGATCGCGCAACAAACGCTTTCTCGGGTCAAAAATGCTCTCGGTTATCTTCCCCCTTTTTAA
- a CDS encoding type II toxin-antitoxin system PemK/MazF family toxin encodes MTQPKVTVKRGDVALVLFPNSNLTSAKTRPVLVVQRNHLQTELSQIIVAMITSRMFRAGHPSRVTVLLNSPQGKQSGLLTDSVVMTDNLATITVSAIYRVIGSLPTSDIDTAFKYTLGL; translated from the coding sequence ATGACGCAGCCCAAAGTAACAGTTAAACGCGGTGATGTGGCTTTGGTGCTGTTTCCAAACTCTAACTTAACCTCTGCTAAAACGCGACCTGTCCTCGTTGTGCAACGGAATCACTTACAAACCGAATTGTCACAAATTATCGTTGCTATGATTACTAGCCGAATGTTTCGAGCGGGACATCCGAGTCGTGTCACAGTTTTACTCAACTCTCCACAGGGAAAACAATCTGGTTTACTCACGGATTCAGTTGTGATGACGGATAACTTGGCAACAATTACAGTTTCTGCAATCTATCGTGTGATTGGTTCTCTACCAACATCAGACATTGATACAGCATTCAAATATACCTTAGGATTATGA
- the moaC gene encoding cyclic pyranopterin monophosphate synthase MoaC, whose translation MTQGENPNHFQSDKMTHLDQHGEARMVDVSEKAVTKRSAIAQGQIRMLSQTLETIEAGNAPKGDVLASARLAGIMAAKQTAQLIPLCHSLPLQNVKVDLTPDPDLPGYHIQAEVITTAQTGVEMEALTAVSVTALTLYDMAKALEKTMTIESIQVVKKTGGKSSFMKE comes from the coding sequence ATGACACAAGGGGAAAATCCAAATCATTTTCAATCTGACAAAATGACCCATCTGGATCAGCATGGAGAAGCCCGCATGGTGGACGTTTCAGAGAAAGCCGTCACCAAACGCAGCGCGATCGCGCAAGGACAAATCCGAATGTTATCACAAACCCTAGAGACCATTGAAGCAGGAAACGCCCCGAAAGGAGATGTTTTAGCCAGCGCCCGTCTCGCTGGGATTATGGCTGCAAAACAAACCGCCCAACTGATCCCTCTGTGTCATTCTTTACCCTTACAAAACGTAAAAGTTGATTTAACTCCTGATCCAGACTTACCCGGTTATCACATTCAAGCAGAAGTGATCACCACCGCACAAACGGGAGTAGAAATGGAAGCCCTAACCGCCGTTTCTGTTACCGCTCTTACCCTATATGATATGGCCAAAGCCCTAGAAAAAACGATGACCATTGAGTCGATTCAGGTGGTTAAGAAAACCGGTGGAAAATCATCCTTTATGAAGGAGTAA
- a CDS encoding HAD family hydrolase has product MSKLKGPGVLALDFDGVLCDGRAEYLESSWRVYTEIWEGSEVDLETLRPRFYQLRSVIETGWEMPLLLRSLQEGMTDASILENWSAVVTETLEQNGLTQQEMARLLDEKRDHWIETNPQDWLAHHQFYPGVIPRLQAILKEATTQVYIITTKEGRFARTLLAEQGIRFPSDHIMGKESQQPKRKTLTSLSQKHDQPWLWFVEDRLKTLLSVADSPELDAVRLFLAAWGYNTARSRQQAQDHQQIQLLSLQQFHQDFSHWC; this is encoded by the coding sequence GTGTCAAAGTTGAAAGGTCCTGGAGTCCTCGCCTTAGATTTTGATGGCGTATTGTGCGATGGTCGCGCCGAATATCTTGAAAGTAGTTGGCGCGTTTACACTGAGATTTGGGAGGGATCAGAGGTTGATTTAGAGACGCTGAGACCGCGTTTTTATCAATTGCGATCAGTGATTGAAACAGGCTGGGAAATGCCTTTATTGCTAAGATCGCTGCAGGAAGGAATGACAGATGCAAGCATTTTAGAAAATTGGTCGGCGGTGGTAACGGAAACGTTAGAGCAAAATGGGTTAACTCAGCAGGAAATGGCGCGACTCTTAGATGAAAAGCGCGATCATTGGATTGAAACTAATCCTCAAGATTGGCTAGCCCATCACCAGTTTTATCCTGGGGTCATTCCTCGCTTACAAGCAATTCTCAAGGAAGCAACGACACAAGTTTATATTATCACCACGAAAGAAGGGCGATTTGCGAGAACATTACTGGCAGAACAAGGAATCCGTTTTCCCAGTGATCACATCATGGGAAAAGAGTCTCAGCAACCCAAACGCAAGACATTAACCAGTTTAAGCCAAAAGCATGATCAGCCTTGGCTGTGGTTTGTGGAAGATCGGTTGAAAACCTTGCTTTCTGTGGCTGATTCCCCAGAATTAGATGCAGTACGCCTGTTTTTAGCAGCATGGGGCTATAATACCGCGCGATCGCGCCAACAAGCCCAAGATCATCAACAGATTCAGTTACTCAGCTTGCAGCAGTTTCATCAAGATTTTTCTCATTGGTGCTAA
- the surE gene encoding 5'/3'-nucleotidase SurE — translation MTKLLISNDDGIFALGIRTLANTLAEKGYDVTVVCPDRERSATGHGLTLHQPIRANVVDSIFHPSVTAWSCSGTPSDCVKFALSALLESSPDFVLSGINHGSNLGTDILYSGTVSAAMEGTIDGIPSLAISLASYTSTEFTIAAQVTSQLLEKLPPIPEGTLLNVNIPAVSQAEIAGMMLTRQGLRRYIEQFEKRLDPRGKSYYWLAGEAIEDIPQPEAKHLPSDVPTDVEAIKQNYVTITPLEFDLTNAKSFLALQNQGIDDIIG, via the coding sequence ATGACAAAATTGTTGATTAGCAACGATGATGGCATTTTTGCGCTAGGAATCCGAACCTTAGCCAATACGCTTGCAGAAAAAGGATATGATGTGACAGTGGTCTGTCCCGATCGAGAACGATCAGCCACTGGACATGGTTTAACTCTCCATCAACCGATTCGCGCTAATGTTGTGGATAGTATCTTTCATCCTTCTGTTACCGCTTGGTCTTGTTCGGGAACGCCCTCAGACTGCGTAAAATTTGCCCTCAGCGCCCTTTTAGAGTCTTCTCCAGACTTTGTTCTCTCTGGAATTAATCATGGGTCAAATTTAGGAACAGATATTCTCTATTCGGGAACCGTTTCTGCTGCAATGGAAGGAACCATTGATGGGATTCCCAGTCTTGCGATTAGTTTAGCCAGTTATACCTCCACTGAGTTTACAATTGCAGCACAGGTGACCAGTCAACTTTTAGAAAAGTTACCCCCAATTCCTGAAGGAACATTACTCAACGTGAATATTCCTGCGGTTTCTCAAGCAGAGATTGCGGGAATGATGCTAACTCGTCAAGGGTTACGACGCTACATCGAACAATTTGAAAAACGGCTTGATCCACGGGGGAAAAGTTATTATTGGCTAGCGGGAGAAGCCATTGAAGATATTCCCCAACCCGAAGCCAAGCATCTTCCCTCTGATGTTCCCACGGATGTAGAAGCGATCAAACAGAATTATGTCACGATTACGCCTCTTGAGTTTGATTTAACCAATGCCAAGAGTTTTCTGGCGTTACAGAATCAAGGAATTGATGACATTATAGGATAA
- a CDS encoding PPC domain-containing protein: MLVSPWKIPLFFGTLLLLLSHEVRPIQAQSNLYNPLILPLNRSISDRLSAKDIPTGEGGFARDYQVNLQKGDQVSIDVKSEDFDSIVLLIASDGTTVAENDDGPDGTTNSLLFTRITESGRYIIRVRAFGQTGGGRFTLKLTRLQPVEEE, encoded by the coding sequence ATGCTGGTGTCTCCTTGGAAAATCCCCCTATTTTTCGGAACTTTACTGCTATTACTCAGTCATGAAGTTCGTCCCATTCAAGCGCAATCAAACTTATACAATCCTCTGATTCTCCCGTTGAATCGTTCCATTAGTGATCGACTGTCTGCGAAAGATATTCCCACAGGAGAAGGGGGGTTTGCGCGAGACTATCAAGTCAACTTGCAAAAAGGCGATCAAGTCTCCATTGATGTGAAATCAGAAGACTTTGACAGTATTGTCTTACTCATTGCGTCCGATGGAACAACCGTTGCGGAAAACGATGACGGTCCCGATGGAACAACCAATTCCCTCCTCTTTACTCGCATTACCGAATCAGGGCGTTATATTATTCGTGTGCGTGCTTTTGGTCAAACTGGAGGCGGACGCTTTACCTTGAAACTAACCCGTTTACAGCCTGTGGAAGAAGAATAA
- a CDS encoding glycosyltransferase family 1 protein, producing the protein MALFPTKILGVFNPLLINCSILMQQPTGISAYTQNILPSLASLEPTLLASDPIAHYNYYPIPDRLSPDHGTIAHFRRLRWTQQQLPHLYQQLNASLLFSPVPESPLYSPCRSIVTVHDLIPLRYPRWTSPLTPYFRLYIPQVLKQAEHIICNSQATADDIIHFWDIPAKKITPILLAYNQQHFTPAATSQHQNYFLYLGRHDPHKNVERLINAFSQVSVSDTQLWLAGPTDSRYTPKLKQQVEALGLRDRADFLDYIPYNQLPDLIRNATALVFPSLWEGFGFPVLEAMGCGTPVITSNCSALPEVAGDAAILIDPTNTDDMTNAMTTIAKDSHLRSKLREQGLKRASQFSWEKTGQATVELLREFL; encoded by the coding sequence ATGGCACTATTTCCAACAAAAATTCTTGGCGTGTTTAACCCCCTTCTAATTAATTGTTCAATTTTGATGCAACAGCCGACAGGAATCTCGGCTTATACGCAAAACATCTTACCGTCTTTAGCATCCTTAGAACCGACTCTTCTCGCCTCAGATCCGATCGCGCATTACAATTATTACCCAATTCCTGATCGCTTAAGCCCAGATCATGGAACGATCGCGCATTTCCGTCGCTTGCGGTGGACCCAACAACAACTCCCCCACCTTTACCAGCAATTAAACGCTAGTTTACTCTTTTCTCCCGTCCCCGAATCCCCCTTATATTCCCCCTGTCGGTCTATTGTTACAGTACATGATTTAATTCCCCTGCGTTACCCGAGATGGACATCTCCTCTCACCCCCTATTTTCGCCTTTACATTCCCCAAGTTTTAAAGCAAGCCGAACATATTATTTGCAACTCTCAAGCCACCGCCGATGATATCATTCACTTTTGGGACATCCCCGCCAAAAAAATTACACCGATTTTGCTGGCTTACAATCAACAGCATTTTACTCCTGCTGCTACCTCTCAACATCAGAATTATTTTCTCTATTTAGGACGACATGACCCCCATAAAAACGTGGAACGTCTGATTAATGCTTTTTCACAGGTGTCCGTGTCTGATACGCAACTGTGGTTAGCCGGTCCGACTGATTCTCGTTATACGCCAAAATTAAAACAGCAGGTGGAAGCATTAGGACTGCGCGATCGCGCTGATTTTCTTGATTACATTCCCTATAACCAGTTACCCGATCTGATTAGAAATGCAACCGCTTTAGTCTTTCCGAGTCTCTGGGAAGGCTTCGGTTTCCCCGTTTTAGAAGCGATGGGCTGTGGAACACCTGTGATTACCTCCAATTGTTCCGCTTTACCCGAAGTGGCTGGAGATGCTGCCATTTTAATCGATCCCACCAATACCGATGACATGACAAACGCCATGACGACAATTGCTAAAGATTCTCATTTGCGATCGAAGTTGCGGGAACAAGGATTAAAACGCGCGTCTCAGTTTAGTTGGGAAAAAACAGGACAAGCAACAGTTGAACTTCTCAGAGAATTTTTATAG
- a CDS encoding type II toxin-antitoxin system HicA family toxin, whose protein sequence is MNRKQRKIYAAIFSEPIRRNIVWDDVVTLIKGIGGTVTQGDGSRVRFDLNNISLNIHSPHPEKELKKYQVKVLREFLEKAGVD, encoded by the coding sequence ATGAACAGGAAACAACGTAAAATTTACGCTGCTATTTTTAGTGAACCGATTCGGCGTAATATTGTGTGGGATGATGTTGTTACCTTAATTAAAGGAATAGGAGGTACAGTTACCCAAGGTGATGGTTCTAGAGTGCGTTTTGATTTAAATAATATTTCCTTAAATATTCATTCACCCCATCCTGAAAAGGAATTAAAAAAATATCAAGTGAAAGTGCTTAGAGAGTTTTTAGAAAAAGCAGGAGTTGATTGA
- a CDS encoding type II toxin-antitoxin system HicB family antitoxin, whose amino-acid sequence MIYKGYEAVIEYDEEDQILVGRVINTKDIIVFDGLSVDEIKQSFHQVIDEYLADCQQFNKTPSQMTSNQLT is encoded by the coding sequence ATGATTTATAAAGGATATGAAGCAGTTATTGAATATGATGAAGAAGATCAAATTTTAGTAGGACGAGTCATTAATACAAAAGATATTATCGTTTTTGATGGTTTATCAGTTGATGAAATTAAACAGAGTTTCCATCAAGTTATTGATGAGTATTTAGCAGACTGTCAACAATTCAATAAAACGCCTAGTCAGATGACATCAAATCAATTGACTTGA
- a CDS encoding glycosyltransferase family 2 protein, which produces MLYFLIVNYQSTHLVQRLLASFSAFPQYANKVVIVNNFPPDQKDLITLATQTTHIMDAGGNIGFGRACNLGLSWIYHQHPQALVWLINPDTFFEPEMITKAQSFFYTYPEISILGTLIYSTDHKIWFAGGRFNPKTGKIVSENLLHRNSKTAYSLSDWVSGCSLIINLSHFKECPQFNPNYFLYYEDFDFCQRYQQQGHLVVVTDQIRITHQVSAITNQNLRRKFYHSTYSYLLTLEKHTSPIVFYLRLIRILVYSLILFPIKRAIALGKITGTWHYFQERF; this is translated from the coding sequence GTGTTATATTTTTTAATTGTTAATTACCAATCCACTCACTTGGTTCAGCGTCTCCTTGCAAGTTTTTCCGCCTTCCCACAGTATGCAAACAAGGTTGTGATTGTCAATAACTTTCCCCCTGACCAAAAAGATTTAATAACATTAGCAACACAAACCACTCACATTATGGATGCGGGGGGAAATATCGGCTTTGGGAGAGCGTGCAATCTTGGGTTATCTTGGATTTATCATCAGCATCCACAAGCCCTTGTTTGGTTAATTAATCCTGATACTTTTTTTGAGCCTGAAATGATAACAAAGGCTCAATCTTTCTTTTATACTTACCCTGAAATTTCTATTTTAGGGACGCTCATTTACTCAACCGATCATAAAATTTGGTTCGCTGGCGGAAGGTTTAACCCCAAAACAGGAAAAATCGTATCAGAAAACTTACTGCATAGAAACTCTAAAACAGCCTATTCTCTATCAGATTGGGTCAGTGGTTGTAGTCTGATCATTAATCTCAGTCATTTTAAGGAATGTCCGCAATTTAATCCCAATTACTTTCTTTATTACGAAGATTTCGATTTTTGTCAACGCTATCAACAGCAAGGTCATTTAGTTGTAGTAACCGATCAAATCCGAATTACACATCAAGTTTCTGCGATCACAAACCAGAACTTGAGACGCAAGTTTTATCACAGCACTTATAGTTACTTACTCACCTTAGAAAAACATACAAGTCCCATCGTTTTCTATTTGCGTTTAATTCGGATCTTAGTATATAGTCTGATTTTATTCCCAATTAAACGCGCGATCGCGCTTGGTAAAATAACAGGGACATGGCACTATTTCCAAGAGAGATTTTAA
- a CDS encoding ABC transporter permease has protein sequence MINFQKKNPKFQDWSLKFDLLRMLVKRDLEARYKGSVLGNLWSVVNQLSQLLIYTYVFSVVLKVKLSLKGIPEENSLIFGLWLFAGLVPWIAFTTGLTQATNSVVEQTNLVKKVVFPLSLLPLVPVFSTLIESAFGLIILIIFVALRMGTLHETLALLPLIWLPQLLLTSGLAYFTASLTVFFRDIPQTLAVVLNLWFYLTPIVYPIDVVPETVRDWVLWLNPIAAIAQLYRDLILIGEINHGGEWLMLMVISLVIFSGGLWVYQRLRSGFADVL, from the coding sequence ATGATTAATTTCCAGAAAAAAAATCCTAAGTTTCAAGACTGGAGTTTAAAGTTTGATTTGCTCCGAATGTTAGTCAAGCGAGACTTAGAGGCACGCTATAAAGGATCAGTATTAGGAAATTTGTGGTCAGTTGTCAATCAACTTTCTCAACTCTTAATTTATACTTATGTCTTCTCAGTTGTCTTAAAAGTTAAACTCAGTCTGAAAGGAATCCCCGAAGAAAACAGTCTGATTTTTGGCTTATGGTTATTTGCAGGATTAGTTCCTTGGATTGCATTTACAACTGGATTAACCCAAGCCACAAACTCGGTCGTCGAGCAAACCAATCTGGTGAAAAAAGTCGTGTTTCCCTTAAGTTTGCTCCCTTTGGTTCCTGTGTTTTCAACCTTAATTGAAAGTGCATTTGGCTTAATCATTCTCATTATTTTTGTCGCCTTGAGAATGGGAACATTACATGAAACATTAGCGTTATTACCCTTAATTTGGCTACCTCAGTTATTATTGACTTCAGGACTAGCCTATTTCACTGCTAGTTTAACCGTCTTCTTTCGAGATATTCCCCAAACCTTAGCGGTTGTCTTAAATCTTTGGTTTTATCTCACTCCCATTGTTTATCCCATTGATGTGGTTCCCGAAACTGTGAGAGATTGGGTGTTATGGTTAAATCCGATCGCAGCGATCGCGCAACTGTACCGTGATCTGATTTTAATTGGAGAAATCAATCATGGCGGAGAATGGTTGATGTTAATGGTGATTTCCCTAGTGATTTTCTCAGGAGGATTGTGGGTTTACCAGCGTTTACGGTCTGGGTTTGCTGATGTTTTGTAA